In Notolabrus celidotus isolate fNotCel1 chromosome 22, fNotCel1.pri, whole genome shotgun sequence, one genomic interval encodes:
- the diras1b gene encoding GTP-binding protein Di-Ras1b has protein sequence MPEQSNDYRVVVFGAGGVGKSSLVLRFVKGTFRDTYIPTVEDTYRQVISCDKSVCTLQITDTTGSHQFPAMQRLSISKGHAFILVYSITSKQSLEELKPIYQQVLAIKGNVEAIPIMLVGNKSDETLREVETKDGEAQANQWKCAFMETSAKTNHNVTELFQELLNLDKKRNMSLNIDGKRSGKQSRAERLKGKCSVM, from the exons ATGCCAGAGCAGAGCAACGACTATCGTGTGGTGGTGTTCGGGGCGGGAGGAGTGGGGAAGAGCTCCCTGGTCCTGCGCTTCGTGAAGGGCACCTTCAGGGACACCTACATCCCAACAGTGGAGGACACCTACCGCCAGGTGATCAGCTGTGACAAGAGTGTGTGCACCCTCCAGATCACTGACACCACGGGGAGCCACCAGTTCCCTGCCATGCAGCGCCTGTCCATCTCTAAAGGCCACGCCTTCATCCTGGTCTACTCCATCACCAGCAAACAGTCCCTTGAGGAGCTCAAACCCATTTACCAACAG GTCTTGGCCATAAAGGGCAACGTAGAGGCCATCCCCATCATGCTTGTGGGCAACAAGAGCGATGAGACTCTGCGGGAGGTGGAGACCAAGGATGGAGAAGCCCAGGCCAACCAGTGGAAGTGCGCCTTCATGGAGACGTCAGCTAAGACCAACCACAACGTCACCGAGCTCTTCCAGGAGCTCCTCAACCTGGACAAGAAGAGGAACATGAGCCTCAACATTGACGGCAAGCGCTCAGGGAAGCAGTCCCGTGCCGAGAGACTGAAGGGCAAATGCAGTGTGATGTAA